In Scatophagus argus isolate fScaArg1 chromosome 14, fScaArg1.pri, whole genome shotgun sequence, the following proteins share a genomic window:
- the acaca gene encoding acetyl-CoA carboxylase 1 isoform X5: MAQQDGAAKKNPAITPLHSHFMVGSVSEENSEDEIQGKPDVQLEEKETRSLSPSSGSSDSTYEMGFDHLDGPMHNLRPSMSGLHLVKQGRDRRRIDLQRDFTVASPAEFVTRFGGNKVIEKVLIANNGIAAVKCMRSIRRWAYEMFRNERAIRFVVMVTPEDLKANAEYIKMADHYVPVPGGTNNNNYANVELILDIAKRIPVQAVWAGWGHASENPKLPELLHKHGIAFMGPPSQAMWALGDKIASSIVAQTAGIPTLPWSGTGLTVEWTENNQKKRIINVPTDVYELGCIQDVEDGLKAAEKIGYPVMVKASEGGGGKGIRKVNCVEDFPNLFRQVQAEVPGSPIFVMQLAKHARHLEVQILADQYGNAISLFGRDCSVQRRHQKIIEEAPATIATSDVFEDMEKCAVRLAKMVGYVSAGTVEYLYSQDGSFYFLELNPRLQVEHPCTEMVADVNLPAAQLQIAMGIPLQRIKDIRMLYGVQPWGDSPIDFEGLSTAPSPRGHVIAARITSENPDEGFKPSSGTVQELNFRSNKNVWGYFSVAAAGGLHEFADSQFGHCFSWGENREEAISNMVVALKELSIRGDFRTTVEYLIKLLETESFQHNSIDTGWLDRLISEKMQAERPDTMLGIVSGALHVADVNLRNSVSNFLHSLERGQVLPAHTLLNTVDVELIYEGTKYVLKVTRQSPNSYVVIMNNSSAEVDVHRLSDGGLLLSYDGSSYTTYMKEEVDRYRITIGNKTCVFERENDPSMLRSPSAGKLIQYTVEDGGHVFSGQCYAEIEVMKMVMTLTAAESGCIHYVKRAGAALEPGCVIAKLQLDDPSRVQQAELYTGALPSVQAVALRGEKLHRVFHNTLDHLVHIMNGYCLPEPFFSAKLKEWVERLMKTMRDPSLPLLELQDIMTSVSGRIPPAVEKAIKKEMAQYASNITSVLCQFPSQQIANILDSHAATLNKKSEREVFFMNTQSIVQLVQKYRSGIRGHMKAVVMDLLRQYLKVEIQFQNGHYDKCVFALREENKGDMANVLNYIFSHAQVTKKNLLVTMLIDQLCGRDPTLTDELMTILTELTQLSKTTNAKVALRARQVLIASHLPSYELRHNQVESIFLSAIDMYGHQFCIENLQKLILSETSIFDVLPNFFYHSNQVVRMAALEVYVRRAYIAYELNSVQHRQLRDNTCIVEFQFMLPTSHPNRGNIPTLNRMSFSSNLNHYGMVHVASVSDVLLDTSFTPPCQRMGAMVAFRSFQEFTRNITDVLSCFSDSPPPSPTFPEGGNPVLYGEEDSKSIQDEPIHILNVAIKTDSDIDDDGLAASFREFTQSKKSLLFEHGIRRLTFLVAQKREFPKFFTFRARDKFEEDRIYRHLEPALAFQLELNRMRNFALTAIPCANHKMHLYLGAARVEVGTEVTDYRFFVRAIIRHSDLVTKEASFEYLHNEAERLLLEAMDELEVAFNNTTVRTDCNHIFLNFVPTVIMDPSKIEESVRSMVMRYGSRLWKLRVLQAELKINIRLTPTGKQIPIRLFLTNESGYYLDISLYKEVTDSRTGQVGPKDRQIMFQAYGDKQGPLHGMLINTPYVTKDLLQSKRFQAQSLGTTYVYDFPEMFRQALKKLWHSSQAYAHLTKCPLPSELLTFTELVLDAQGQLVQMNRLPGGNEIGMVAWRMTLRTPEYPAGREIIVISNDITHKIGSFGPQEDVLFLRASEMARESGIPRIYIAANSGARIGLAEEIRHMFHVAWQDPTDPYKGFKYLYLTPQDYKKVSALNSVHCEHVEDEGESRYKITDIIGKDEGLGVENLKGSGMIAGESSLAYEEIITMNLVTCRAIGIGAYLVRLGQRTIQVDNSHIILTGAGALNKVLGREVYTSNNQLGGIQIMHNNGVTHSTVCDDFEGVFTLLQWLSYVPKCKSSPVPILNAKDPIDRPVEFVPTKAPYDPRWMLAGRPSQTPKGSWQSGFFDHGSFMEIMQPWAQSVVVGRARLGGIPTGVVAVETRSVELSIPADPANLDSEAKIIQQAGQVWFPDSAFKTAQAIKDLNREGLPLIVFANWRGFSGGMKDMYDQVLKFGAYIVDGLREYKQPVLVYIPPQAELRGGSWVVIDPTINPRHMEMYADKDSRGGVLEPEGTVEIKFRKKDLVKTMRRVDPVYLSLAERLGTPELSPPDRKELETKLKEREEFLLPIYHQVAVQFADLHDTPGRMQEKGVITDILEWQTSRLFFYWRLRRLLLEETVKRKIQAANSELTDGQVQAMLRRWFVEAEGAVKAYLWDNNEEVVGWLERQLAEEEGARSVIDENIKYIRRDHILKQIRSLVQANPEVAMDSIVHMTQHISATQRTEVVRILSTMETSGSS, translated from the exons ACCAAGCATGTCAGGGCTGCACCTGGTGAAGCAAGGCAGAGATCGCCGGCGTATTGACCTCCAGAGGGACTTCACCGTGGCTTCTCCTGCTGAATTTGTCACCCGCTTTGGTGGCAACAAGGTTATTGAGAAG GTGCTTATTGCAAACAATGGCATTGCAGCAGTCAAATGCATGCGTTCCATCCGCCGCTGGGCCTATGAGATGTTTCGCAATGAAAGGGCAATCCGCTTTGTCGTAATGGTGACCCCAGAGGACCTGAAGGCTAATGCAG AGTACATCAAAATGGCAGATCATTACGTGCCCGTGCCAGGAGGgactaacaacaacaactatgCCAATGTGGAGCTCATTCTGGACATTGCTAAACGCATACCTGTTCAG GCAGTGTGGGCTGGGTGGGGTCATGCCTCAGAGAACCCCAAACTCCCAGAGCTTCTTCACAAGCATGGCATTGCCTTCATGG GCCCTCCAAGTCAGGCTATGTGGGCTCTAGGAGACAAGATTGCCTCTTCTATCGTGGCTCAGACAGCTGGCATTCCAACATTGCCATGGAGTGGTACAG gCCTGACAGTTGAATGGACTGAGAACAACCAAAAGAAGAGAATCATCAATGTCCCCACTGATGTGTATGAGCTGGGCTGCATCCAGGATGTCGAGGATGGACTTAAA GCTGCAGAGAAGATCGGCTACCCCGTGATGGTGAAGGcctcagagggaggaggaggaaaaggcaTCCGTAAAGTCAACTGTGTTGAAGATTTCCCGAACCTCTTCAGACAG GTCCAGGCAGAAGTTCCAGGCTCACCTATTTTCGTCATGCAGCTAGCCAAGCATGCCCGCCACTTAGAAGTTCAGATCTTGGCTGATCAGTATGGCAATGCCATTTCACTGTTTGGTCGAGACTGTTCTGTGCAGCGACGGCACCAGAAAATTATAGAGGAGGCTCCTGCTACCATCGCCACATCTGATGTGTTTGAGGATATGGAAAAG tgTGCAGTGAGGCTGGCTAAGATGGTTGGGTATGTCAGTGCAGGCACAGTGGAGTACCTGTACAGCCAAGATGGCAGCTTCTACTTCCTGGAGCTCAATCCCCGTCTGCAGGTGGAACACCCCTGTACTGAGATGGTAGCTGATGTCAACTtgcctgctgctcagctgcag ATTGCTATGGGTATTCCTCTTCAAAGGATCAAAGATATCCGGATGCTTTATGGGGTCCAGCCTTGGGGAGACTCTCCCATTGACTTTGAGGGTCTGTCGACAGCCCCCTCCCCAAGGGGCCATGTGATTGCAGCACGTATCACCAGTGAAAATCCTGATGAG GGTTTCAAGCCAAGCTCTGGAACAGTGCAAGAGCTGAATTTCCGTAGCAATAAGAACGTGTGGGGCTACTTCAGTGTTGCAGCGGCCGGAGGGCTACATGAGTTTGCCGATTCCCAGTTTGGACACTGTTTTTCTTGGGGAGAGAACCGAGAAGAAGCCATCTC CAACATGGTGGTGGCTTTAAAGGAGCTGTCCATCAGAGGAGACTTTAGGACCACAGTGGAATACCTTATTAAGCTATTGGAGACGGAAAGCTTTCAGCACAACAGCATTGACACGGGCTGGCTCGACAGGCTAATCTCAGAGAAGATGCAG GCAGAGCGTCCGGACACCATGCTGGGCATCGTAAGTGGGGCTCTTCATGTGGCAGATGTTAATCTGAGAAACAGTGTGTCCAACTTTCTGCATTCTCTTGAAAG GGGACAGGTgctgccagcacacacactacTCAACACTGTGGATGTAGAGCTGATCTATGAAGGTACTAAGTATGTCCTGAAAGTGACACGCCAGTCTCCCAACTCCTACGTGGTCATCATGAACAACTCTTCTGCTGAGGTGGATGTCCATCGGCTCAGTGATGGAGGTCTTTTGCTGTCTTATGATGGAAGCAGCTACACTACCTACATGAAGGAAGAGGTGGACAG GTATCGCATCACAATTGGGAACAAGACTTGTGTTTTTGAAAGGGAGAATGATCCTTCGATGCTGCGATCTCCTTCAGCAGGAAAACTAATCCAGTACACAGTTGAGGATGGTGGACACGTGTTTTCTGGCCAGTGCTACGCTGAAATAGAG GTGATGAAGATGGTAATGACCCTTACAGCTGCAGAGTCTGGTTGTATTCACTATGTGAAGAGGGCTGGAGCGGCCCTTGAGCCTGGCTGTGTCATTGCCAAGCTGCAACTAGACGACCCAAGCAGAGTGCAACAG GCGGAGCTGTACACAGGGGCCTTGCCTTCTGTCCAGGCAGTAGCCCTCAGAGGGGAGAAGCTACACAGGGTCTTCCATAACACACTGGATCACCTTGTTCACATAATGAATGGCTACTGTCTACCTGAGCCTTTTTTCAGTGCTAAG CTGAAAGAATGGGTGGAAAGATTGATGAAAACCATGCGTGATCCCTCTTTGCCACTGTTGGAGCTTCAAGACATCATGACTAGTGTGTCAGGTCGCATCCCACCTGCTGTCGAGAAAGCCATCAAGAAGGAGATGGCTCAGTATGCTAGCAACATCACCTCTGTGCTCTGCCAGTTTCCCAGCCAGCAG ATTGCAAACATCCTTGACAGCCATGCTGCTACTCTTAACAAGAAGTCAGAGAGAGAAGTCTTCTTTATGAATACACAAAGCATCGTTCAGTTGGTACAGAA gTATCGTAGTGGAATTCGGGGACACATGAAGGCAGTGGTGATGGACTTGCTCAGACAGTATTTGAAAGTAGAGATCCAGTTTCAGAATG GACACTatgacaagtgtgtgtttgctctgcgTGAGGAAAACAAAGGTGACATGGCCAATGTGCTCAACTATATCTTCTCCCATGCTCAAGTCACCAAGAAGAACCTGCTGGTCACTATGCTGATT GACCAACTTTGTGGCCGTGATCCCACACTGACAGATGAACTAATGACCATTTTGACTGAACTTACCCAGCTCAGCAAGACAACCAATGCCAAAGTGGCACTACGTGCCCGGCAG GTATTGATCGCTTCCCACCTCCCGTCTTATGAGCTACGACACAACCAGGTGGAGTCCATCTTCCTTTCTGCCATTGATATGTATGGACATCAGTTCTGCATTGAGAACCTGCAG AAACTGATCCTTTCAGAAACATCCATTTTTGATGTTCTGCCCAACTTCTTCTACCACAGTAATCAGGTAGTGAGAATGGCGGCCCTTGAG GTGTACGTTCGCAGAGCATACATTGCATATGAGCTGAACAGCGTTCAGCATCGACAGCTGAGAGACAACACATGTATAGTAGAGTTCCAGTTCATGCTTCCCACCTCGCACCCAAACAG AGGGAACATCCCCACTCTAAACAG GATGTCATTTTCATCCAACCTAAACCACTATGGCATGGTGCATGTAGCCAGCGTCAGTGACGTTCTGCTTGACACATCTTTTACACCGCCTTGTCAGCGCATGGGAGCCATGGTCGCATTCCGCTCCTTCCAGGAGTTCACCAG GAACATCACAGATGTGTTGAGTTGCTTCTCTGATTCTCCTCCCCCAAGTCCAACCTTCCCAGAGGGAGGTAATCCTGTCCTATACGGTGAAGAGGACAGTAAG AGTATCCAGGATGAGCCTATCCATATCTTAAATGTAGCTATAAAGACCGACAGCGACATCGATGACGATGGCCTGGCAGCGAGCTTCCGAGAGTTCACTCAGTCTAAG AAATCTCTACTGTTTGAACATGGAATCCGTAGGTTGACTTTCCTTGTGGCTCAAAAG AGAGAATTTCCCAAATTCTTCACATTCCGTGCCAGAGACAAG TTTGAAGAGGACAGGATCTATCGCCATTTGGAGCCGGCACTGGCTTTCCAGTTGGAGCTCAACCGTATGCGCAATTTTGCCTTAACTGCTATCCCATGTGCCAACCACAAGATGCACCTGTACCTGGGTGCAGCCCGTGTGGAAGTGGGCACAGAGGTTACAGACTACCGTTTCTTTGTGCGAGCCATTATCCGCCACTCTGATTTGGTCACAAAG GAGGCCTCTTTTGAATACCTTCACAATGAGGCAGAGCGTCTGCTACTGGAAGCCATGGATGAGCTGGAGGTGGCTTTCAATAACACAACCGTACGGACTGATTGTAACCATATATTCCTCAATTTTGTCCCCACGGTCATCATGGACCCATCAAAG ATTGAGGAGTCTGTGCGTTCCATGGTGATGCGCTACGGCAGCCGCTTATGGAAGTTGCGTGTCCTGCAGGCTGAACTGAAAATTAACATCCGCCTGACTCCAACAGGCAAGCAAATCCCCATCCGCCTCTTTCTCACCAACGAATCAGGCTACTACCTGGACATCAGCCTGTACAAGGAGGTCACTGATTCCCGAACCGGACAGGTGGGGCCCAAAGACCGACAG ATCATGTTCCAGGCTTATGGAGACAAGCAGGGTCCATTGCATGGCATGCTCATCAACACCCCGTATGTCACCAAGGACCTGCTGCAGTCTAAGCGCTTCCAGGCGCAGTCTCTGGGCACCACCTATGTCTATGACTTCCCAGAAATGTTCAGACAG GCTTTGAAAAAGCTGTGGCACTCTAGCCAGGCTTATGCCCACTTAACAAAATGCCCTCTGCCTTCTGAGCTGCTCACCTTCACGGAGTTGGTTCTTGATGCTCAAGGTCAGCTGGTGCAGATGAACCGACTACCAGGGGGCAATGAG ATTGGTATGGTGGCATGGCGGATGACCCTGCGTACACCAGAATACCCAGCAGGACGTGAGATCATCGTCATAAGTAATGACATCACACACAAGATAGGCTCATTTGGGCCCCAGGAGGACGTGTTGTTCCTGCGCGCCTCAGAGATGGCGCGAGAGAGCGGCATCCCTCGAATCTACATCGCAGCCAACAGTGGGGCCCGCATTGGACTGGCAGAGGAAATTAGACACATGTTCCATGTGGCCTGGCAAGATCCAACTGATCCCTATAAG GGTTTCAAGTATCTCTACCTCACACCTCAGGATTACAAAAAGGTTTCAGCCCTGAATTCTGTGCATTGTGAACATGTGGAGGATGAGGGAGAATCCAG GTACAAGATCACTGACATCATAGGAAAAGATGAAGGGCTAGGTGTGGAGAATCTGAAAGGGTCTGGAATGATTGCGGGAGAATCTTCTCTTGCTTATGAAGAGATCATCACCATGAACCTG GTCACATGCAGAGCCATAGGGATTGGAGCCTATCTGGTGAGGCTTGGACAGAGAACCATTCAAGTGGACAACTCTCACATTATCCTCACTGGGGCTGGAGCACTCAACAAG GTGCTGGGCAGAGAAGTTTACACATCAAACAACCAACTTGGTGGGATCCAAATCATGCACAACAATGGGGTGACCCATAGCACTGTTTGTGATGACTTTGAGGGAGTCTTCACTCTTCTGCAGTGGCTCTCCTACGTGCCCAAG TGTAAATCTAGTCCGGTGCCCATCCTCAATGCAAAGGATCCTATAGATCGGCCAGTGGAGTTTGTGCCTACAAAAGCTCCCTATGACCCTCGCTGGATGTTAGCAGGACGTCCCAGCCAGA CTCCAAAGGGTTCCTGGCAGAGTGGCTTCTTTGACCATGGATCCTTCATGGAGATCATGCAGCCTTGGGCTCAGAGTGTGGTGGTTGGCAGAGCCAG ACTGGGAGGAATACCTACTGGGGTGGTTGCCGTGGAAACAAGGTCTGTGGAGCTGTCAATCCCAGCCGATCCAGCCAATTTGGACTCAGAAGCGAAG ATCATCCAGCAAGCAGGACAAGTGTGGTTCCCAGATTCTGCCTTTAAAACAGCCCAAGCCATAAAGGACCTGAACAGAGAGGGCTTACCTCTTATAGTATTTGCCAACTGGAGGGGCTTTTCTGGAGGAATGAAag ATATGTATGACCAGGTGTTGAAGTTTGGGGCCTATATTGTTGATGGGCTGAGGGAGTACAAGCAGCCGGTGCTGGTTTATATCCCCCCACAGGCTGAACTGAGGGGAGGATCCTGGGTGGTTATAGATCCTACCATCAACCCTCGTCACATGGAGATGTATGCAGACAAGGACAGCCG GGGTGGAGTGTTGGAGCCTGAAGGAACAGTGGAGATCAAGTTTCGGAAGAAGGACCTGGTGAAGACCATGAGAAGAGTAGACCCGGTCTACTTGAGCTTGGCTGAAAGATTGG GAACCCCAGAGCTGAGTCCCCCTGATCGTAAAGAGCTGGAGACGAAACTGAAGGAGCGAGAAGAGTTTCTACTGCCCATCTACCACCAGGTGGCTGTACAGTTCGCAGACCTGCACGATACCCCAGGTCGCATGCAAGAGAAGGGAGTAATAACG GATATTCTTGAATGGCAAACATCCCGCCTGTTCTTCTACTGGCGTCTGCGGCGACTGCTGTTGGAGGAGACGGTCAAGAGGAAGATCCAAGCGGCCAACAGTGAGCTGACGGATGGTCAGGTCCAGGCAATGCTGCGCCGCTGGTTCGTGGAGGCTGAGGGGGCTGTCAAG GCCTATCTGTGGGATAACAATGAAGAAGTGGTGGGATGGCTGGAGAGACAGCTAGCTGAAGAAGAGGGTGCAAGGTCTGTCATTGACGAGAACATAAAGTACATCCGCCGAGATCACATCCTCAAGCAGATACGCAG CCTTGTTCAAGCCAATCCAGAGGTTGCTATGGATTCTATTGTGCACATGACCCAGCACATCTCAGCCACACAGAGAACCGAGGTGGTGCGTATTCTGTCCACTATGGAGACATCAGGCTCCTCCTAG